GATATGACCAAAGAGGAATTCATTAAAGAGATTCTTACTGGTTTAACTCCACCACCACAATATTTCCCCAAAAATGCAATGATGAATATGAAAGGAACAAATCATTTTGATGATGTTCTGGCAAAGGGAATGAGAGGTTTGTCTTGTGTTGAGGTTCAGGAAAAAATGGCGGAAGGTTGTTTGGTTTTAGATACCAGATCACACGCAGACTTCCAATATGGTTATATTCCAGGGTCTATGAGTATCGGATTGGATGGAAACTTTGCCATGTGGGTTGGCGCATTAATTGAAGATATCAATCAGGAAATCGTAATCATTACGGAACCAGGTAGAGAAAGAGAAGCGGTAACACGTTTATCCAGAGTAGGGTATGATAACTGTGTGGGTTATTTGATTGGTGGTTTTGATGCATGGAAAACTGCGGGTAAAGAAGTAGAAACAATCAATGTGGTTCACCCGAGAGATATCGAGTTTATTAAGGAAAGAGAGAATGGAATTAATATCATTGATGTAAGAGCTGAAGGGGAGTGGGAAGCACAACATTTAGTAGATGCAGAGCATTTCCCATTGGCAAGAATACATTATAACCTAAATCAATTGGATAAGGATAAAAAGATGTATTTCCATTGTGCTGCAGGATACCGTTCAATGATGGCCATTACCATTTTGAAGAACTACGGATACAAAAATGAGAATCTGGTAAATATTGATGGAGGGTTTGATGAAATCTTAAAATCTGATTTAGCTGTTACTGATTATGTATGCCCGACTACAACAATGGCTACATAAGAAATAAAAGATCAATAAAAAAGCCGGGTAAATCCCGGCTTTTTTATTGATCAATGTTTTGATTAGATATATGCTTCAATATAATCTAGAATTTTTTGCATTAAGTGTACACGGTCTTTACCATATACGTTGTGTTCATGTCCAGGGTATTCAAAGTAATCTACTTGAACTCCATGTTTAATACACTCTTTTAAGAATAAATCAGAATGTTGTTTTACGACAGTTGGATCCACAGTTCCGTGAATGATCAATAATTTATCCTTTAAATCCTTCGCACGCTCTAAATTTGAAGTCAATTTATAACCTTCAGCGTTGTCTTCAGGAGTATCCATATAACGTTCTGTATACATGACTTCGTAGTATTTCCAATCCATTACCGGACCTCCGGCAGCACCTACTTTGAAAAGGCCTGGGTGGGAAGTTAATAAACTGGTCGTCATAAAACCACCATAACTCCAGCCATGAACGGCAACACGTTTAGCATCTATATAACTTAGGCTTTTGAGGTAGTCTAAACCCGCCAATTGGTCTTTCATTTCAACTTGCCCCAGATTTCTAAAAGTAGCTTGCTCAAATTCGATACCTCTGTTGGTACTTCCGCGACCATCCACCGTAAAAACAATGTAACCTTTATTGGCAAAATGGTGCATCCACAAAGGAGCACTACCCAACCATGAAGAGTGGAGGAGTTGTACTCCGGGACCGTTATATACATAGATTAATACCGGATATTTTTTGGACTCATCAAAATCATATGGATAAATAGTTCTGGTATGCAGAATAGTTTGTCCGTCATCGGCTTTAATGGTTCCCATTCTGGTTGCTCCAATTTTATAATCTTTTAATGGATTTTCAGCAGTCATTAAGTTTGATACCGAATGATTGTCTAACTCAACCAGATCATAGGAGGTAGGAATGGTAAGAGAAGAACTCTTTGTGATCGCATATTTGGTATTTGAATTAAACCAAACGTATGAATGATAGGCATCCCCTTTTGTAATTTGAATAGGTTCAGAATTTCCACCATCAGTAATAGCGACTTCAAAAAGATGTTGATCTATTTTATCTTTATGGTTCCCCATAAACCATAATTTTCTGGATTTTTCATTATAGCCCACATATGAGCGTACCAAAATATCATCGGTATTGATGTGCCAATTGGTATTTCCACCAATATTGTAAAAATAGAATTGGTTTAGACCACTTTTTTCGCTCATCCATAAGAAGTCTTCTTTTCCGATGAAATACATCGGATGCATTGGATGCACATATTTTTCATTTTTCTCAGATAAAATCTCTTTTACGAAATCTCCGTTTTGTGCATTGTATTGCTTTAAATGAAGCTCCTTTTGGTTTCGACTTAAATTAGCCGCATATATGTATTTATCATTCGGACCCCAGGATAATGAAGTTAAATAGTCTTCAATATTGTTTTCAGATTTTAAATAAGTCACCCCTTTTTTACCCACATTAAAGATTCCAATTTTCACCTCTTCACTGGCCATTCCAGCCATTGGGTATTTGGTGTTTTTCAATTGCGCAGGTCTGGATGTATAATCTACTAAAGGATAGTCGGTAACTTTTGACTCGTCTTTTTCATAAAATGCCAGAGATTTACCTGATGTACTCCAAATCACTCCTTGAACAATACCAAACTCCACACGACTCACTGTTTGTCCAGCCACAATGTTAGGATCAGTATGGTTCGTAATTTGTACTTCCTCACCATCTATTATGGCAAATAGATTATTGTCTTTAGTATAAGACATATCAGCCGAATTTGGTCTGAATTCGATATTGGCAGCTCCTTTAGGAACAGCGTACAGTTTGGTCGCTTCTTTGGTTTTAGTGTTAAAACTAAAAACCATACCTGTATAAACAAAGTACGCTTCAGATTTGTTTAACCAGTGGAAAGTTGGAATTCTGGTCATGGCCTTTTTTACTAAAAGCTGAGCCGATAGTTTGTTTTTGGTAATAATTTCAGTTTTTGAAAAACTAGAAGCATCTACCATAACCAAAGTCTGAGTACCTTCATTTTTTTCTACGTAGGTATAAGAATTGGTATTCGGAATCCAGTTGATATTGGATAATCTTTCCGGAGCTAGATTCCGTCTTCTTCCCATAACAGCTTCCTCAAGAGTGAGCTCTTTTTGAGCTATTGAAAAAAGTGGAGCCAGTACAAATAGAGCTAATGTAAACTGTAATAAAAACTTTTTCATTTGGACATATTTTAATGTGATGATTATATCTTAATCATTGGCGTAAAAGAATCAAATTCGAGTGATTTGCGCAAGGTAATGATTCGTTTCTTCTTCAAAGATTTTAACAGCTTTGAACCCAGCTTGCTCGGCTTCGTATTGTAGGGAACCAAAATCAATAAAAAGCCAGGGAAAAGGGGTTCCTTTTTCTCCATTGAATTCCATTTGGTAGTTGATTTCACCATAATAAGGACCGTTGAGATCTAACAATACACTCCCGTCTTCTTCCTGATAAAGATGAATCAAATCACTGCTATCTACGATGATTTGGCCATTTGGAGTTAGGACTTCTTTAGCTTTGTCAAAAAAGCGCTGGACAAATTCCATTTTACCCATCACACCAAAACCATTCATGAGCATTAATAGTGTATCGTATTTTTCATTTTCGATGGTAAAGAAATCCTGAAGAAATACATTTTGAATCCCCTGATTTTTCATAATCTCTACAGCACCTTCTGAGATATCTATGGCTGTACAATCCTGATTTCTATTTTGAAGTTCTTTCGTATGGATTCCAGTTCCTGCACCAATATCCAGAATCCGACCTTTACACAGATCGAGTGCAATGTTTTCTAATTCAGGAAATTGTTTTGAAGATCTGAAAAACCATGATATCGGATAGTGATCGGTTTCTGCAATATCAGAATGAACGAGGATCTCCTGTTTGCCAGGGTTGGCGTGGTAATTCAACAATGCTTTGCCGTAAATATCATTGACCAAGTCGTGATTGTTATTTTTCAATGCCTTAATTTTGTGTTTCATCACAAAAGTATTGAAGTATAAATTATGGCGAGTAGAAGATTTTTGAAAAAGGTAATTAATTCGCAAATTGCGGATGTAATTGATCATTGTTATGATGTTATTGCAGTATCACCGGACAAAGAAGCAAAAATGAATGAGATCATTGATGCATCGGTGGAGTTGTATGATGACTTGATTGAAGCCGTAAATTCTTATAGATCAGCAGAGAATAAGTCCGCTTATTTTTCTGAAATAGAAACGAAATTGGTTAAGGAAGTTGAGACTTTAAATCAAAAAGTAACAAGTTTATAGTTGCTTTAAACTAAAAAATGAAAGGGAGTAGTGTTTTTTTGTTCAGCGTGATGGCTATTGTAATTGTATTACTGGGCTATTATAACTTTGAGCAACAAAACACTATCGAACTTTTAAATGAAGAGATTCTCCAACAGGCGAGAAGAAGACATAACCTGATTCTGGAAAAGCATGTTTTGGAACAGAAGAACTTAGAGTTAATGGAAGCTGATTCTTTAAGCCAGACTAGTCAATCGCAATAAACCTTCTTGCGAATTCGATTATTTTTTCCGTTTTACTTTTATCTATTGGCTTAACCAGATATTCCTGAACAAAAGGATAGTCTAAGCATTCATTTTGATGTACTTCTAAGATAGAAGAACTCAACATAAAGGTTGGAGGTTCGAGTTGGTTTTCACCAAGTTTACGTAAGAAACCAATACCATCTAACTCAGGCATATGGTAATCCAAAATAATAATGAACTTCTCAGAACGGCTGGTTAATATCTCGTAACCCATTTTACCATTCTCAGCTGTGATTATGGAACCTTTAAACCCTAATATCTCTAGATTTCTTTTTGCAAGCATTCTTGCAATAGGATCATCATCGATGATCAGAATATTCATTGAGGAGCATGAATTTATCATGATCCAAATATAGATTAGTATGCCAACATACAAGTCTATTATTGAGCTAAATAATAACCAAGGGTTGTTAATAAAGTTGGCATCATTATTCTGGCATAAAGTAAATTCCAATCAATGTGAAAATACCAGCAATGGCATTATATTGGCTGAAGTCACCAGGTAATAAGATAATATAGGGAACAATGTTTCCCAGAACTACACTTCCTATCCAAAACAGGTTTTTATAATCGTATTTAAAGTTTCCTCTCAGTAAGTGAATTTTCTTAATTCTGGGTGCGTTAATAAAGTATACAATTATGGATAGGAAGAAATTGGCAAATAGTGTAAACAACATGGTGAGATATGAAAAATGTTGCCAACTTTCATCAATGTCAATAAAAAATCCTAAAATACTGTAGGTCGAAGCACCCGCTAAAAAGCTAAGATTGAATAAGTAAACGGAACCTATATAAGATTTCCAAAATAGTTTCGTGTGCCCAAGGGCGGATAAAAAATTATGACTAATAGAAATAATAAACGCAACCAGTGAGGTGAGATAAAAGAATATTGTAGCTATGAAGCTCCAGTTTAACCAATTAGATAAAATATAGATGACGATAAATAGTCCATATATAAGAAGCATATATGAGGACAATTTTATCCGTGTACTTTGGGATGAGTGATGTATGAAATTCTTAAAATGATGTAGGTTTTTAAATCCGGATAAAATGACAACGATAGAAGTTAACCATGCGATC
This genomic interval from bacterium SCSIO 12643 contains the following:
- a CDS encoding MBL fold metallo-hydrolase, producing MYVEQLYTGCIAVGTYYIESEGEAAIIDPLRDPEPYMVMAAERGVNIKYVFVTHFHADFVSGHVDLAEKTGATIVFGPTAKPGYDIHVGEDNEIFKIGGVELKLLHTPGHTMESSSFLLFDENGLEHAIFTGDALFLGDVGRPDLAVKSDLTQEDLAGMLFDSLRNKIMPLPDRILVYPNHGAGSACGKSMSKDTVDTLGNQKLTNYALRADMTKEEFIKEILTGLTPPPQYFPKNAMMNMKGTNHFDDVLAKGMRGLSCVEVQEKMAEGCLVLDTRSHADFQYGYIPGSMSIGLDGNFAMWVGALIEDINQEIVIITEPGREREAVTRLSRVGYDNCVGYLIGGFDAWKTAGKEVETINVVHPRDIEFIKERENGINIIDVRAEGEWEAQHLVDAEHFPLARIHYNLNQLDKDKKMYFHCAAGYRSMMAITILKNYGYKNENLVNIDGGFDEILKSDLAVTDYVCPTTTMAT
- a CDS encoding DPP IV N-terminal domain-containing protein, coding for MKKFLLQFTLALFVLAPLFSIAQKELTLEEAVMGRRRNLAPERLSNINWIPNTNSYTYVEKNEGTQTLVMVDASSFSKTEIITKNKLSAQLLVKKAMTRIPTFHWLNKSEAYFVYTGMVFSFNTKTKEATKLYAVPKGAANIEFRPNSADMSYTKDNNLFAIIDGEEVQITNHTDPNIVAGQTVSRVEFGIVQGVIWSTSGKSLAFYEKDESKVTDYPLVDYTSRPAQLKNTKYPMAGMASEEVKIGIFNVGKKGVTYLKSENNIEDYLTSLSWGPNDKYIYAANLSRNQKELHLKQYNAQNGDFVKEILSEKNEKYVHPMHPMYFIGKEDFLWMSEKSGLNQFYFYNIGGNTNWHINTDDILVRSYVGYNEKSRKLWFMGNHKDKIDQHLFEVAITDGGNSEPIQITKGDAYHSYVWFNSNTKYAITKSSSLTIPTSYDLVELDNHSVSNLMTAENPLKDYKIGATRMGTIKADDGQTILHTRTIYPYDFDESKKYPVLIYVYNGPGVQLLHSSWLGSAPLWMHHFANKGYIVFTVDGRGSTNRGIEFEQATFRNLGQVEMKDQLAGLDYLKSLSYIDAKRVAVHGWSYGGFMTTSLLTSHPGLFKVGAAGGPVMDWKYYEVMYTERYMDTPEDNAEGYKLTSNLERAKDLKDKLLIIHGTVDPTVVKQHSDLFLKECIKHGVQVDYFEYPGHEHNVYGKDRVHLMQKILDYIEAYI
- a CDS encoding class I SAM-dependent methyltransferase — encoded protein: MKHKIKALKNNNHDLVNDIYGKALLNYHANPGKQEILVHSDIAETDHYPISWFFRSSKQFPELENIALDLCKGRILDIGAGTGIHTKELQNRNQDCTAIDISEGAVEIMKNQGIQNVFLQDFFTIENEKYDTLLMLMNGFGVMGKMEFVQRFFDKAKEVLTPNGQIIVDSSDLIHLYQEEDGSVLLDLNGPYYGEINYQMEFNGEKGTPFPWLFIDFGSLQYEAEQAGFKAVKIFEEETNHYLAQITRI
- a CDS encoding response regulator → MNILIIDDDPIARMLAKRNLEILGFKGSIITAENGKMGYEILTSRSEKFIIILDYHMPELDGIGFLRKLGENQLEPPTFMLSSSILEVHQNECLDYPFVQEYLVKPIDKSKTEKIIEFARRFIAID